Proteins encoded by one window of Conger conger chromosome 1, fConCon1.1, whole genome shotgun sequence:
- the LOC133106686 gene encoding nuclear GTPase SLIP-GC-like: MPYLREKISSLKDYNHKEKICIGFFGKTGAGKSSLINAIVEESQLLPSDSMCACTSVFVHVQANTESSKYKADIEFISAEDWKSELHFLQDSLKNENDQQNKMAAKDDEIAKMAREKITAIYGEEGLEKDYSELARQVPVIPGTGTKTLTFDTAKELSKGIGCYIRSEKKSEQQFWPLVKRVTIFLPKSPALLEGIVLVDLPGAGDVSKCRSDMWKECLSQCSSVWIVSEMNRALSEKEADEIFDTSLRTIAGGGECHNITFICTKTDIINPREIKAHDDITDEYLEIESNKDTPEYGKKEKQACVLYRNEKFKKEIKTLFKDKMKTFLLGDDDHSDEFFNVYTVSSEEFNNTEHFLDRNETELPALMEHIKKLYVSHFKKKVKDYVSEVSGVISYLHFSKDALSSKNQSSYDQEFSRLEKDLVNMCRTLNSTLSKVHTKLLEKLEMGAKRAERTCLEKATASVLESESCDNRGHHKTLKALCRNDGYYQSRSRGLFDLNYTLSEPMYEKINENSLFLTTFGTGSTRASIKGTFESFQVDFIKHEHLNQHKTKNKETYLRLVYIRTEQRKVHRKLEKEILKRKKLIYNSLSDSICDTMKQTYQECSDINGKES; encoded by the exons ATGCCATATCTGAG AGAGAAGATCTCAAGTCTAAAAGATTATAACCACAAAGAGAAAATTTGCATTGGATTCTTTGGGAAGACGGGAGCAGGAAAGAGCTCATTGATCAACGCAATTGTCGAAGAAAGCCAACTTCTACCTTCAGACAGCATGTGTGCCTGCACTTCCGTTTTTGTGCATGTACAAGCTAATACTGAATCCAGCAAATACAAAGCTGATATTGAATTCATCAGTGCAGAG GACTGGAAATCAGAACTACATTTCCTGCAAGACtcactcaaaaatgaaaatgaccaacaaaacaaaatggcagcaaaagATGATGAAATTGCAAAAATGGCAAGAGAAAAGATTACAGCCATTTATGGAGAAGAGGGCCTGGAGAAAGATTACAGTGAATTGGCCAGACAGGTTCCTGTGATTCCAGGCACAGGCACGAAGACTCTGACTTTTGACACT GCCAAAGAACTGTCTAAAGGCATTGGATGCTACATTCGGAGTGAAAAAAAatcagagcagcagttctggccTCTGGTGAAGCGAGTCACCATCTTCCTGCCGAAGTCTCCAGCTCTGCTGGAGGGGATTGTGCTGGTGGACCTGCCTGGAGCTGGAGACGTCAGTAAATGCAGAAGCGACATGTGGAAAGAG TGTCTCAGCCAGTGCTCCTCTGTCTGGATTGTGAGTGAGATGAACCGTGCCCTGTCTGAGAAAGAAGCCGATGAGATCTTTGATACATCATTGAGAACCATTGCCGGAGGAGGAGAGTGTCACAATATCACCTTCATCTGCACCAAAACAGATATCATCAACCCACGGGAGATCAAAGC ACATGATGATATCACAGATGAGTACCTTGAAATAGAAAGTAACAAG gATACCCCGGAATatgggaagaaagaaaaacaggcgTGTGTACTGTACCGTAAtgagaaatttaaaaaagaaatcaaaacaCTCTTCAAAGATAAAATGAAG ACATTTCTGCTTGGTGATGACGACCATTCAGATGAGTTCTTCAATGTGTACACTGTGAGTTCTGAAGAATTCAACAATACTGAACATTTTCTGGATCGCAATGAAACTG AATTGCCAGCACTGATGGAGCACATTAAGAAACTGTACGTCTCCCATTTCAAGAAGAAAGTGAAAGATTATGTATCCGAGGTTTCTGGAGTCATTTCATATCTTCACTTTTCAAAGGATGCTCTCAGTTCAAAG aaCCAGTCCTCATATGACCAGGAGTTCAGCCGACTTGAAAAGGATCTGGTTAATATGTGCAGAACATTGAATTCAACTCTGAGCAAAGTTCACACAAAACTCCTGGAAAAACTGGAAATGGGAGCaaagagagcagagagaacaTGCCTGGAAAAGGCCACAGCCAGTGTGCTGGAATCA GAATCGTGTGATAACAGAGGCCACCACAAGACACTCAAAGCCTTGTGTAGAAATGATGGATATTACCAATCTCGCTCAAGAGGGTTATTTGATCTGAACTACACTCTGTCAGAACCCATGTACGAAAAGATAAATGAAAACAGCCTCTTCCTGACAACATTTGG CACTGGATCTACAAGAGCCTCAATCAAAGGGACATTTGAAAGTTTCCAAGTGGACTTCATCAAACATGAGCATCTGAACCAACACAAGACAAAGAATAAAGAGACATACCTGCGTCTGGTGTACATTAGAACAGAG CAAAGAAAAGTGCACAGGAAACTGGAGAAGGAAATCCTAAAGAGAAAGAAGCTGATCTACAATTCCCTCAGTGATTCAATCTGTGACACCATGAAGCAAACATACCAAG aatgCTCTGACATCAACGGAAAAGAATCT